The genomic region GGGAGATACGAGGAGCGAAAGTTCCTGCTTCCGCCCGGAACGGCGGGAGAAATTCAGACGCGGCTGACCCGTGCCGCCGTTCCTGACAAACATTCCGGAGTTTCCGGATACGAGGTCGCCTCCCTGTATTTCGATACCTGGTCGGGGCAGTGCGCCTCGGACAAGCGTGAGGGGGAGTTCGACCGATACAAGGTGCGACTTCGCGCCTACCGTTCCGATGCGGCTGCCGGTTGGGCGGGTTTCCACCTCGAATTGAAAAGTCGCCAGGGAAATCGGATCGGCAAACGTCGCCAGCTTCTGCGGCCGGAGGAAGCCGACGGGATCGCTCGTGAGGGGCTGGGCGGCGCGGCGGTGGCCGCTCTGCTGGATGGGGACGGGGAACGGCTCATTCCGCCCGGACTGGCCGAGGCCTGGGCGGCCCGACCGGTACTGCGGCCTGCCGTTCTGGTGACGTACCGGCGGTCGGCGTTTCAGCTTCCGGGCTTGCCGGGCCTGCGTCTGACGTTCGACCGGCAGGTCGCCGCTCATCCGCCCTGCTGGCCCCCGGAAGACGCGGGAGGCGGGCGTCGGCCGTTCAGCCCGGTGTGCATCTTCGAAGGAAAAGCGCCTCTCGCCCTGCCGCGGACGATCCTGCAGATCCTGGCATCACACGGCATCCTGGAAACCAGTTGTTCCAAGTTCCTGCTGGCCCGGGACCTGCTCGATACCCGAATTCGCGATGTTCATGCGGCGATACCGCTTGCGGAAGGCCTCCACCCCTGAGGCGTGAAGCCGAACGCCTCACTCCCCCATGGCGAGAAGGGCGGCGAGCGTTTCCGCCCTCGCGGGATCGCAGACCGACAACGCTTTCTGCTCGCGAAGCGCCGTTTCGCGGTCGCCGCTCGACAGGGCGAGCGTGGCTATATACAAACGTATATATCCTTCCCGCGGGCCGGAAGGGTGGAGCGCGAGAACGTGCTGAAGCGCTTTCCCGGCCTCCGTCAGAAGACCGAGATCCGCCCGGGCCATCGCCAGTTCATACCAGGCGTCGATATCGCCGGGAGCGAGCCGGACTGCCTTTTCCAGAAGGCGTATCGCGTGTTCCATGTCGCCTGTCTGCCGGTTGCAGCGACCGAGGGAAACGAGGAGCGAAGCATCGTCCGGCTGCCGTGACCGGGCGCGATGGTAATGTCGTATCGCCTGGGTCGGCCGGCCGCTCAATTCCAGCGCAAGGCCGAGATCGTGGTTGACCGCGGGATCGTCGGGGTTCAGCCGGTAGAGTTCCTGAAAACGGGCGAGATCGTTCCCGAGTTGCGCACGATCGGGGGTTTGTGCAAGAATGACTGGTGAAAAGCAGGCGGACACGAGCATCAGCAGAACTCCGCCGATGGCTCGTCGCAGGAAGGGCGAAGAAAGGGGGCCCGTCATGGAAAACAACACCGTCAATCGGTTCATGTGGGTCATTCCCGTCGTTTTTCTCATCCTAGCATGGCGGATGAGCGGGCTCAAGGCATCGCGTGATATCTGCCCCGAGTTCGGCGGCGTGCTCGACATATCAGAAGCCGTTGCCGCCAAAGCCGACGGGACGCCGCCCCGGCTCGAAATGGAATACAAGTATCTCATCGAGGGGCCGGCGGAACTCCTGAAGAAAGACGAGTATCTGCTCGGCGCCATGCATCGGGCCGTCGAGCGTGAACTGCAGAACGAGTTTCAGTGGGAAGTCCCGAAATACGTCAACGCCTCGTTCTCGGTCTGCCCGATCGGCCTCGGCACGTTCTGCTTCGTCGACATCTACGTCGATACCCCGGACGGCATCAACGAGCGCTGGAACATCGCACATCGCATCCGGTACCGCTGGCACTCCCGGGGCGCGTTCATCCGGTACATGCTCGGGAGCGAGCGGGCCGACGATTACCCGCACCGGTGCGAATACCAGGTGAAGAGCTCGCGCGACGAGCAGAAGGACGGCTTCTATACCGCCAGGGAAACCCGGTTCGAGTATCGGAACGAGTCGCTGCCTTTCAAGCGCGACAAGTCTTCGCCGCCGCCGCCCTGGCCGTTTCACGAATATATACCATCTGCGATAACCGGGCATTATAAAAATTATTTCACGACCTCGGCGCAGGAATACGCGAGGTATATCCGCGAGGTCGAGCCCCACCGGGAGAAGCTCCGCCTGGCCCCGACCGTGATCGAGGTGATGACCCGGCGCCGGATCCATCTCAATCTGAACAACCCGTGGGGGGCTGCGACCGCGGTTCTCGGCGGCGGATCGACGACGAACACGACCCAGGCGATGGTGCTCACCCTCGATACCGTCGAGGTATACCCGCCGGATATCCTTCGGGTCTACTACGTTTCCAGGGAAGCGCTGAAATCGGGGATGTATGCCCAGCGGCTCGAGCGGCGCCTGCGGGACGAGTTCCGGCCCGCGTCGACCTATACCGAGGTCGAGTTCGAATTCGAACGGAATATCGAGGCCGCTCTCCACGAGCAGATGCGCGTTGCCACCGATTCCTCCGAAGCCGGTCGGCTCGCGGCGATCGAAACCGCGTTTCTCAAAGACCAGCTCCGCGTTTCCGAAATCGTCCGCAACGCCCTGCAAGAGCTGGGCCTGTCCGCGACGCCGATCAATATCAGCAAATATCGCAAGGCCCGGTCGATCCTGCGGGGCGATCTCGCCTGGTCGGCCTGGGGCGGCAAAACTGGCGTTGCAACGGGACCGCAACCGTAGATCGAGGCCGGATGTGTGGGAGATCTCGATCGGGGGAATATTGGGGCTTGCCATCGGGGCGTGGTTCTGGTAAAAATGCGCCCGTGAGAATGTACGCGATGGGCGTTCGATATCGGTCTCTTCGACCGGTCAGGTTCTTTGCACGCCTTGGGATCGCGATACTCGTTTTGTTCGGCCTCGTGGGGCTTTCCGGCTGCAGGGGCAAGGGCAGGGTTCTCATCGTCGCGGGCTCGACGTCGGTGCAGCCGGTGATGGAGAAGATCGCCGAAGCGTTCCGGAAGGTCAAGCCCGGCCTTCGTGTCGACATCGAGGGCGGCGGCAGCAGCGCCGGCATCATGGCGGTCAGGGCGAAGACAGCGGCGCTGGGGATGTCCTCGCGCGAACTCAAGCAGAACGACCCGAACGAGGCGCAGTTGTGGCGGCAAATGCTTGCTCTCGATGCGATCGCGATCATCGTTCACCCGGAAAACACCGTCGCGAGCCTGTCGCTGGCCCAGGTGCGCGACCTCTTCGCGGGAAAAATCAAGACATGGAAAGAGGTGGGCGGCCGGGACAGGCCTGTCCATGTCCTGGTTCGCGAGGAAGGCTCCGGCACGCGCAGCGCGTTCGAGGAACTCGTCATGAAGGACGGAAAGCACGAGACGCCGGTCGACGATTATGCGCTCGTGCAGGATTCGTCGGGAGGCGTGCGCGAAGTGGTCTGCAACGACCGCGACGCCATCGGCTTCGCCTCGCTGGGGGCGCTCAACGACAGCGTTCGGGCCGTCAGCGTCGAGGGAGTGACTCCCACGTTCGAATCGGTGCGGGAGGGGAAATACCGGCTCGTGAGGCCGTTCTATCTCATCGGTGTCGAGCCGCCGGCCGGTGATGCCGCGGACTTGACGAGATTTTCGCTGGGCAGTGAAGCGGCGGTGATCATGCAGAAGGAGGGCCTGGTCGGTGTCTTCCGGTAACGTGATGGCGGCCGACGACCTGCGCCGGCGCGAGGAGTGGATCAGACTGGCCCTGCTCTGCATGGCATTCTCGTCGATTCTGGTGCTCGCCATGATTATCCTGTTCGTCTTTCGCGAGGGCGTTCCGCAGATCGTGCGGGTCGGGATTCCCGAGTTTCTCGGCGGCGGCCGGTGGGCGCCGACGAAGGGGGTATTCGGCATTTTCCCGATGATCGTCGGCACGATCCAGGTCACGCTCGGCGCGCTGGTGATCGGCGTGCCGCTCTCCCTGCTGTCGGCGATCTGCCTCTCCGAGTTCGCCGCGCCGCGCGTCCGGATGGTCATGAAACCCCTGATCGAGCTGCTGTCGGCCATTCCGTCGGTCGTGTACGGCTTCATCGGCGTGACCGTCATCGTTCCCCTCGTCCGAGACACGCTCGGCGGAAGCGGGTTCTCGGTGCTCTCGGCCGCGCTCATGCTGAGCGTGATGATCCTGCCGACCGTGACGAGCATCGCCTACGACGCGCTCCGGGCCGTTCCCGCGGCCTACCGGGAAGGCGCGCTCGCGCTGGGGGCCACGCCGTGGCAGACCGTCACGCGCGTCGTCGTTCCGGCGGCCCGCTCGGGCCTCGTGACGGCCGTCATCCTCGGGATGGGCCGCGCCATGGGCGAGACGATGGCCGTCATCATGGTCGCCGGAAACGCCGTCGTCGTGCCGACCTCGCCCCTCCATCCGTGCCGCACACTCACGAGTAATATAGCTTTGGAAATGGCATACGCCTCGGGCGGTCATCAGAAAGCCCTGTTCGCGACGGGTGTCGTCTTATTCGTCATGATATTCTGCCTGAACTCGATCGCCACGTTCATCGCGCGACGCCGCTGACGGGAGAGGAGACCGATGGATCAGAACGTCCGCCGCCGCAACGAGCTCGCGAACCGGGCCGGCATCGGCCTCAGCTACCTCGTGACCGGGGCCGTTGGCCTGCTTCTCGCGGCGATCGTCGGCTACCTCGTCTGGAATGGCTGGCCGCGACTTTCCGCGGGGTTCTTCCTGCAGCAGCCCGAGGACCTCGGCCGGGCCGGAGGCATCCTGCCGGTGCTCGTTTCGACCGTCCTTCTCGGCGGGCTTTCCCTCGCGATCGCCGTCCCGCTGGGGGTCTGCACGGCCATCTATCTGACCGAATATACGACGGAGGGAAAACTAACGACGGTCATCCGGTTCGGGGCCGAGTGCCTCGCGGGCATCCCGTCGATCATCTTCGGCCTGTTCGGCTTCATCCTGTTCGTCATCACGCTCGGCATGGGCTGGTCGATGCTCGCCGGCGCCCTCACGCTCGCCTGCATGGTCCTTCCCACGATCATCCGGACCGCGGAAGAGGCGATCAAGTCCGTTCCGGCGGGGCTTCGGGACGTCGGCTACTCGCTCGGGGCGACGAAATCCCAGGTCGTCTGGCACATCGTTCTTCCCCAGGCGCGGCCGGGCATCATGACCGGCGTCATCCTGGCCCTGGGCCGCGCCCTCGGCGAGACCGCCTGCGTCATCTTCACGACCGGCATCTCCCTCGAAATGCCGACCTCGCTGCTCGATCCCGGCCGGCCGATGGCCGTCCATTTCTACATCCTCGCCCGCGAAGGAATCTCGATGGAGATGGCGTACACGACGGCCCTGGTGCTGGTCGGCCTCATCCTGCTCGTGAACGTCGCCTCGGCGTGGTTCCTCGCGAAGCGGAGCACGTCATGACGACCGAGCGGGCCATCATGCTGAAAGCCGAGCAAGTTTCCTACGCCTACGCGCCGCCCCCGGGAAAGCCTGCGGAACCGGCGCTGACGGATATCTCCCTCGAGGTCGAAACGGGAACGGTGCTCGCCATCATCGGGCCAGGCCGTTCGGGAAAGTCGACGTTCCTCAGGTTGGTGAACCGTCTGCAGGAAGTGGCGCACGACGGAACGATCTCCGGCAGGATCCTGGTGAACGGCTTCGACGTCTACAGCCCCGCCTGCGACCCGTTCCGCCTGCGGCGCCAGGTCGCCTTCGCCTTCGACAAGCCCCGCGCCCTCGACATGTCGATCGCCGAGAACATCACGTTCGGGCCGCGCCTCGCGGGCATCACCGCGAAGGGTGACCTCGAGGCCATCGTCGAGGAGACCCTGCGGGCCGCCTTTCTGTGGGACGAGGTGAAGGACCGCCTCTCGCTGAACGCGAACCGGCTCTCGGGCGGGCAGAAGCAGCGCCTCTCGATCGCGCGTTCGCTGGCCCTGAAGCCGAAACTCCTTCTTCTCGACGAGCCCTGCTCGGCGCTGGATCCGATCTCGACCGCCGCGATCGAGCAGGCCCTGACGGAGCTGAAATCCCGCACGACCTGCGTGCTCGTGACCAACAATACCAAGCAGGCCGCCCGCGTCGCGGACGTGACCGCCTTCTTCCTCATGTCGCAGCTCGTCGAGATCGGCCCGACGGCGCGCCTATTCCGAAGCCCGGTCGACAGGCGCACCGACGACTACCTCTCGGGGAGGTTCGGCTGATGCAGAGCGTCGTCACGGCCCGCGGGCTCGACTTCTGGTATGGAACGTTCCATGCCCTGAAAAATGTATCGTTTGATATAGAAGAGAAACGCGTGACCGCGCTCATCGGGCCGTCCGGGTGCGGCAAGTCGACCCTGCTCCGGGTGTTCAACCGGATGTGCGACCAGGTTCCGGGGTCGCGTCTCGCCGGCTCGCTTCGCGTGCTCGACCGCGAACTCGCGGAGCCGGACTGCGACGTGACGGGGCTTCGGCGCGACGTCGGAATGGTGTTCCAGCACCCCAATCCGTTCCCGATGTCGATCTTCGAAAACCTGGCGTTCGGCCTGCGCCTCGCCGGAATCCATGACCGCACGGCGCTGGAACGGGGGGTTGAGGAGAGCCTGACGGCGGTCGGTCTCTGGAACGATCTGAAGGACCGGCTCGACGCGTCCGCCGTCGCCCTGTCGGCCGATTACCAGCAGCGGCTCTGCATCGCCCGCGCCGTCGTGATACGGCCGAAGATCCTCCTGATGGACGAGCCCTGCTCCTCGCTGGATCCCGTTGCGACGCAACACGTCGAGGAACTGATCGTGCAGTTGAAGCGGGAATACACGATCATCATCGTGACGCACTCGATGCAGCAGGCCGCCCGGATCTCGGACCAGACGGGCTATATGCTGCTCGGGGAGTTGATCGAGTTCGACGCCACGCCGACGATCTTCCGGCAGCCCCGCGATAAACGTACAGAAGACTATATTTCCGGAAAATTCGGCTGAGCGTCGAACGCCGGCCGTGGAGGATTTCGCGTGATCATCAAACGCCATATGGATATGGAAATGAACGAGCTGCGCGGCATGCTGCACGAGATGGGGCGCCGGGTGCTCGGCATGCTCGAGCGCGGCCTGAAGAACGTCGGAAGCGGCAGCACCGACGTCTATGATGCCATATTCGACGAAGAGGTCGAGGTGAACCGCCTGCAGATGCGGATCGACGACCTCGCCTGGAAAGTCATGGCGCTCTACCAGCCCACGGCGGGCGATCTCCGGGCGCTGATCGGCGCCATCAAGGCCGCCGCCGATCTCGAGCGGGTCGGCGACGAGGTGTGCACGATGTGCCGCCGGTCGATGTCGCTCGGGAAGAGTCCCTGGCACGTCGACCCGCCGACGCTCGTCGAACTGGGCGTCATGGTCCAGAGCCTGTTCAAGGACGGGCTGACGGCCCTGTTCGAGCCGACCGAAGAGCTGGCCGAGTCGATTTTCACCGCCGACGACGCGATCGACGACGCGTTCCAGGCCCTGTTCGAGCAGATAAGGGAACGGCTTCGGACCGAGCCCGACCACATCGACAGCCTCCTCGATTTCCTTTCGATGGGCCGCAGTCTCGAACGCATCGCCGATCACGCGACGAACCTCGCCGAGATCGCGATCTTCATGCAGAAAGGCCAGGACGTTCGTCATCACGGCCTCACGTTTTGACCCGGCACATGCACGAACGCATTGATGCGTTGCAGGGGCGGGTCTCAGACCCGCCCCTACGGGCAATGACGGGAGTGCGACGTGTATATGTCAAAATATAAATCAATGGTGATGCGATGAGCGGTCGGACGGCCGAAATCGTGAGCGTGGGGACGGAGCTGCTGCTGGGCGAACTGGTCGATACGAACGCGGCGTGGATCGCGGGCGAACTCCGGCGGCTTGGGTATTACGTTTACTATAAAACGACGGTGGGCGACAACCGCGGCAGGCTCGCCGAGACGATCGGCCGGGCGTTCGGCCGGGCGGATCTCGTCGTGGTCAGCGGCGGCCTCGGGCCGACCGACGACGACCTGACGCGCGAGGCGATCGCCGACGTGTGCGGCGCGGTTCCCCGGGAAGACCCGGAGCTCGTGCGTCTGCTCGAGGCGCTGTTCGCGGCGCGCAACCGCCCGATGCCCGCCGTGAACCGGAAACAGGCCTGGCTGATTCCCGGCGCCCGCTCCCTGCAAAATCCGATCGGAACGGCGCCGGGCTGGTGGGTCGAGAAGGACGGCCGGACGATCGTCGCGATGCCGGGCCCGCCCCACGAAATGAAGAGGATGTGGGAAGAGCAGGTGAAACCGGCGCTTCCGAGGGGGTCGGCGATCCTCTGGGACACGACCCTGCATACGATCGGCATCGGCGAGGGAAACGTCGCCGAACTGCTTGCCGAGTTCACCGCGCGGGCGAACCCCAGCGTCGCCACCTACGCCCGCCGGCACGGCGTCGACGTGCGGGTCGCAGCGGGCGCCTCGGACATCGATGAGGCGAAAATCCTCGCCGCTCCTGTGCTGGCCGAGGTCGAGCGGCGGATCGGCAGGTTCGTCTACGGCAGGGACGACGAAACGCTCGCGGGAGCCATCGGAACGCTGCTTCTCGCGTCCGGGAAAACCGTCTCCGTCATCGAATCGGTGACCGGCGGCCTCGTCGCCGACATGCTGACGGACACGCCCGGGGCCAGCAACTGGCTGAACGCCGCGATCGTCGCGTATACCAGGGCCGCAAAGGAAATGAACGGCGTTTCCGCGGACCTCCTCGAGCGGCACGGCTGCGTCGCGGATGAAACCGCACGAGCCATGGCCGAGGCGGTACGGCGGCGATACGGCACCGATTGGAGCATCGCGACGACGGGCGTGGCTGGCCCCGGGGAAACCGAAGGAAAGCCGGTCGGTCTCGCGTTCGTCGCCGTCGCCGGCCCCGCCGGAATCCGCTCCATGAAACTCGGATGGCCGGGCGAGCGCCGCCAGGTCAAGGAGCGAACCGCCAACGGCGCCCTCGGCCTGCTTCTGCGGGTTCTTCGCGGCGACAGCGAACCTTGATTCATGGTTCCAGCGACGATGCTGTTGTAATATGAAAATAGCTATATAATAATAGAGAGAGGGTGCGTGCATGGCGAAGACGATGAGATTGTTTTATTCGATCCCGGTGCCGGACGATGTGCGGTATGAGCTGCGCAAGGCAGCCGACTCCCTGGGGCCCGACTGGCGGCCGTCGACCGAAGCGCAGCTGCACATCACCCTGGCGTTCATGGGCGAGGTGCCCGAAGAAGACCTTGCCGAGGTTATCGCCGCCGGCGATCGCGTGACCGCGGGCATGGCCCCCTTTTCCGTCAAACTCGGCGATGCGGGCGGGTTTCCGAACGACAGAAATCCGCGCGTCTGGTTCATCCATGTGGAATCTCCGGAGCTGATGCACCTGGCCGACGCGTTGAAGCCGGGGGTCGCCCGCTGGGCCGATCCGAAACCGTTCAAGGCCCATCTGACCATTGCCCGGCCACGCTCATACCGGGCCGCCGGCCGACCGCTGAAGATCGACCGGAGCTGGCGCGTCGACAGGTTCGAACTTGTCCGAAGCACGCTCGGCGCCAACGGCGCATCTCATACGGTGGTTCAAGAGTTTCGTCTGACCGGTTGAGCGAAACGGGAGCCTCTTCGCCAAGTTGCGGCTGGAACGTCCTCGAAGGTCAGGATGTCTCTTTCGTTCTTTGCGCGAGGGGAAGGTTCAGCACCACCTGTGTTCCCGCATCCTCTCCGGTTTCGCGGGAAGAAATGGCGATCGAGCCGCCGTAACGCTCCACGAACATTTTCACTAGCGGCAGGCCGAACCCGGTGCCGCGTTCTCCGCGGGTTCCGGGGCGAGTGGTGACCGTGGCGGGTTCGAACAGATAGGGCATCATGGCGCTTGGAATGCCGATACCGTGATCGCGGATGATCAGCAACACGCGGCTTGCGCATGGTTCTATCGACACCACGATCCGGCTGCCGGGATGACTGAATTTGATCGCATTGCTGAGAACGTTCTGCAATACGCTGAACTGAAGCGAAACCGGCTCGGCCATCACCCGGATGCCGGAGCCGGTCGTGAGTTCGTACGTTTTCATCAGTTCGATGCCTTTTTCCTGCAGGCGGCCCTTGAGGGTTGCGATGGTTCGGTCGAGATACTCGGTCAGGTCGACAGCCGTCAATCGAAGCGAGATTTTTCCGTTGGCCGTCGCCCGAAGCAGCCGGACGTTCTCGACGATCGCCTGGATATCACTGGCGCAGGAATACATTCTCAGAAAATACTCGTGATCGGCCCCCTGGAACCGGTGTTCGAGAAGCGAAAGAATGCCCAGAAGCCCGGTCAGGGGATTGGCCACGTCATGCGTCAGAAGCGAGACCAGGGCGCTGTTGCTTTCGCTCGATTCGAAAAAATGCTGCTTCTGCTCCTCGGAACGGCGGAGCGATTCTTCCAGCTGCAACGCGGTCTTCTGGCGCTCGTCCATCTCCTGCTTGAGAGCCAGCGCCTGGTTGCGCAGCTGCTCTGCCATCCGCTCGATCCGGCGCGTGTAATCGATGTTGAACAGGGCCTGCGACACGAGCGGCGCCAGCCGCATCGCCCGAAGGACATGCTTGGCCGAGAAGAACCCGCGCTGGGAATGCAGACACACGAACAGCGCCGGAACGGGGTCGTGGCGCAGCAGCACGTGAAGTGCCGATGAGAAGGGGGCGCGGATCGATTCCGGCTGTTCGCGCCACTCAGGTATGGCGGAGATGTCGAAACAGGCCGCCGCTTTTCCGGAGAGCACTCGCCTCATCATGTCTCCGACCGTCCAGACGGAGCCGGCCAGCTCGGCTTTCGTGCTGATGACCGGCTGCAGGCCCCCGTCGCCATCGAGCGTCAGGATCAGGGCTTCCTCGAAGCCGATGATTCCCTTCAGCACTTCGATGAGCTTTTCGAACACCCGTTCGCGATTCCGAGGGTCGGACAACACGTTCAGCCCGGCCAGGATCGCATCGGACTCTGCGCGTGCCTCCGATTCCCGAACATTGGCGCGTTCGAGATCGATAAGGGTTTCCCGGAGGGCCTCGGCGTCTTCAAAGGAGACGGAGCGATGCGTGATGTTCGGTGTCCCTCCGGATTCCGTCATTCGGTGAACACCAGCAGGGAGACCATGAAATTCCCGTGCCGATTCTCTCCCCCGACGAAACAGCCCTGCTCGCCGTAGGTGAATGCACCGAGAAAAGGAACGTCGTCACCCAGGCCGCGCCGGAGGCCGGCAACAACGTCATTCATTCGCTCGCGAACGATGAACATGCAGCCGGCGCAAAACATGACCATCGCACCTGAGATCCGTCCCTGAAGAGGCGAGAGGGAGTCCACCGCCGAACGTGCCGCCCGTTCGGCGCGCTTGACCAGGCCTTCCTGGGTTCCCTGCATGAGCCAGACCTTTTCGTTCGGGGAGATCCCGGTAAACAGGGTCAACCCCCCTTCCCGGGTCATCGTTGCCGGGTGCGACAACTGGAAATAGGGTATCTCGCCGATCAGGCCGGCTACCCTTCCGAGCGGGTGCAGAGCCGTCCGCTGCATCAGGTTTCCGCCGGTTGGCAGGAGGTCCGCCAGGCGGTTGTCGAGCCACTCATTGTAGACGTGGGCAGCCTTCCGGCCATCGAGTTCCTGGATGGTTCTTCCCTCGCATCGGGTAATGACGGCCATTTTCGTCGTAGGGTCATACCCGCTGTGAAAGGAAAAGCCGATCTGACCGGGAGAAAAGAGCACCGCCACCACCGCCGCGTTCTCATGCACCCTGCCGTTGGCGAACTGCTTCCATTGGCCGGTCAGGTCGTCGTCTGCCGAACTGCCGCCGCAGATGGGAACGTTCGGCCCGAACAGGTCCTCCAGACCGGCCAGCACCTCTTCCTCGTGGCCGGGCGCGTTGGTGACCCAGACCATCGTCGGGATTTCCCCTTCGCGGTTCGCCTGTTTCAATGCCTCCCGTCCGGCGATCACACCGGTGGTTCGCGGATGTGCTCCGAGCGGCGCCATGCCGACGCCGTATGCCCCGTCGGGGTCGAACAGCGCCAGAAGTCCCATGCAGCGATCCCCCGTGCATAACGCCCCCCGGTGGGTCATGATCCCCTGGCAGGACGTGCCGCCGTGCATCGGGACGTCCGGGAAGGCTGCGGACAGCTCATTCATCAGCACGGTTTCGTCGTATCCGATCGTCGCGTAATAAAACAGAAGCTGAGGTTTTGTTTTCTCCGGGGTTTCGGTCGCGCGCACCAACTCCCGTATCGCCTCGAGCGAATCGGAATGCCGGGAAAATGCAACGATCGTTCTCATCGGAATTCACTTCTCACGTTCAGATCATTCTCTGTTTTCAGGATAGACTGCCTTTTCCCTCCGTGTCAATGTCCGGAAGGGGTACCATCGGCTGTGCCGCATCGATCGCCCCGCGTCGCGCGCTGAAAAAATATAATTATAGTTATAATACGTGCGCCTGGTTTCGCTCTTCTCGCCGTGATGCGGGACGTACCTTCCGCTCAACGGTCGCGTCGCGGGTGGCAGGGGCAGGAGAGGCGTGCAAGGGGAGCGGGGTCGCCCGTGCGGTTGAATGCGCGCAGGGCAGATTTGATCGATTCGTCGCACTTGCCGCAGCCGGCAGGAACCCGTTTCGGCTCGAGCCCTTCGTCGCTCAGCCCGACGACGGTCTCCCCGAGGGCGCTCAGGGCTATGAGCGTTTCCACGACGGCCCAGAGTGAAACAGCCTGGTACCGGCCGGCAACGTATTCTTGCTCGAGAGGGGTGCCGGGGGCGATGAATGTCGGCTGGAGGGCGACTCTTGCCGGAAGCGACAGCCGCTTTGCGAGGTTGAATATATATCTTCCGGTATTGACGGCATCGACGATCGCTGCCTCGTCATCATGAATGCCGATCGGCTTGAGAAGAACATTCGCGAGGATGCTTGCGCCTTCCGCGGCGAGAACGCTTGCCGCCCGTTCGAATTCCGCCAGGCCGAATCCTTTGTTGATGAACTTTTCACGGACGGTGTCGTTCGAACTCTCGAGCCCGATGCCGACTTCCAGGATGGCGTTCGGAAGAAGCCTGCGGGAGTCGGCGATCCGCTCCGGGGTGATGAACTCCGGTCGCGACTCGACGAGAATCCGGGCGACGGCCGTCTTCCCGAGCATGCCGAGAACGTGCGTCCGGACGTCGGGCGGCATCTCGCCGTCGGCAAAAAACGAGCCGGAGTTGTACAGGTCGACTTCGCCTATGCCGTCTAGGGCACCCGGAGCCCCGAAAACCGACTCTGCCTGGGCGATCAGGTCGGCCGGCGTCCAGGTCGAGTCGCCGAAGGTCATCGAGCCGAACCCGCACATTGTGCATCCGCCCCCGGGCCGTCTGGCATACGCGCAGCCGGGCGCGCGAAAGATGAAGATCAGCCGATCGGCAGGTTTCCCGAAAACCCGGGTCGGAACACGCTCGACCCAGGCCGGTTTTCGGGGGTCCGGAGGGCGGCTCACCGCTTGACGAGATACGAGCCGATCGCCAGGGCGTCCATTTTCGACCGCTTGAAACAGTCGATGGCGTGTGACGGGGTGCAGACGATCGGTTCGCTGATGTTGAACGACGTGTTCAGGACCATTCCGATGCCGGAAAGGCTTTTCATCTCCTGGAGCAGTCTTGCGTAGATCGGGTTCACCTCTGGCCTCACGACGTGGGCGCGGGACGTCGCGACGCGCGTGATGCCGTTTTCCTGGACGACGGCGGGGATCCGCTGGATGTCGCGCGGCTCCTTCACGGGGAGGGCGAGCAGCATGTATTCCGCCGCATCGAGATCGGTCGGCGTCCGCAGATGACGCGCCACGTCCTCGACGAGGACGCTCGGCGCGAACGGGCGGAAGCTTTCCCGTTCCTTCACTTTCGCGTTCAGCTTCGTGCGGATGTCGAACCGGCTCGGATCGGCGAGAA from Candidatus Ozemobacteraceae bacterium harbors:
- a CDS encoding FIST N-terminal domain-containing protein, with product MRTIVAFSRHSDSLEAIRELVRATETPEKTKPQLLFYYATIGYDETVLMNELSAAFPDVPMHGGTSCQGIMTHRGALCTGDRCMGLLALFDPDGAYGVGMAPLGAHPRTTGVIAGREALKQANREGEIPTMVWVTNAPGHEEEVLAGLEDLFGPNVPICGGSSADDDLTGQWKQFANGRVHENAAVVAVLFSPGQIGFSFHSGYDPTTKMAVITRCEGRTIQELDGRKAAHVYNEWLDNRLADLLPTGGNLMQRTALHPLGRVAGLIGEIPYFQLSHPATMTREGGLTLFTGISPNEKVWLMQGTQEGLVKRAERAARSAVDSLSPLQGRISGAMVMFCAGCMFIVRERMNDVVAGLRRGLGDDVPFLGAFTYGEQGCFVGGENRHGNFMVSLLVFTE